Sequence from the Enhydrobacter sp. genome:
CGTCCTCGGGGATGCGCGCGTCGAGATGGTGGCAGACCATCAGCATGTCGAGGTGCTCGTCCACGGTGTTGACCGTGTAGGGCATCGTCGGATTGGTCGAGGACGGCAGCACGTTCTTCTCGCCGCACAGGCGGATGATGTCGGGCGCATGGCCGCCACCGGCGCCCTCGGTATGGAACGTCGCGATGGCGCGGCCCTTGAAGGCTGCCCGCGTCGTCTCGACGAAACCCGACTCGTTCAGCGTATCGGTATGGATCGCCACCTGGACGTCCATGCGGTCGGCGACGGTGAGGCAGTTGTCTATGGCGGCGGGCGTTGTGCCCCAATCCTCATGCAGTTTCAGCCCGCAGGCGCCGCCCTCGACCTGCTCCTTGAGGGCGGCGGGCTTGCTGGTGTTGCCCTTGCCGAAGAAGCCGAGATTCATCGGCAGGCCTTCCGCGGCCTGCAGCATGCGGCCCATATGCCACGGCCCGGGGGTGACGGTGGTGGCGAGCGTGCCGTGCGCGGGGCCGGTGCCGCCGCCCAGCATGGTCGTCACGCCGCTGTAGAGCGCGTCGTCGACCTGCTGCGGGGCGATGAAATGGATATGGCAGTCGATACCGCCCGCGGTGACGATCTTGCCTTCGGCCGCGATCGCCTCGGTGCCGGGGCCGATGACGATGTTCACGCCAGGCTGGATGTCGGGATTGCCGGCCTTGCCGATGGCGGCGATCTTGCCGTCCCTGAGGCCGATGTCGGCCTTCACGATCCCCCAATGATCGAGGATCAGGGCGTTGGTGATCACGGTGTCGACCGCGCCCTGCGCACGGGTGCGCTGGCTCTGGCCCATGCCGTCGCGGATCACCTTGCCGCCGCCGAACTTCACCTCCTCGCCATAGGTCGTGTGATCCTTCTCGACCTCGATGACGAGGTCGGTGTCGGCAAGCCGCACCTTGTCGCCCTTGGTCGGGCCGAACATGCCGGCGTAGGCGGCGCGCGAGATGCGCGTCGGTCCCTCGTTCGACGGGCCGACCTTGGCGATAGGCCCGAGCTTGCCCGAGACCCTGGCCTGGAAGCCGTGGCTCTCGCGCGATCCGAGGTAGGGAGTGAGCCGAACCGTACGCGACTGGCCCGGCTCGAAACGCACGGCGGTGCCCGCGGCAATGTCGAGCCGCATGCCCTTGGCGCGCTTGCGGTCGAAATTCAGCGCCTCGTTGGTCTCGAAGAAATGATAGTGGCTGCCGACCTGGATCGGCCGGTCGCCGGTATTGGCGACTTCGAGCGTGATGGAGTTGCGGCCCTTGCCCGTATTGAGCTCCAGTTCGCCCGCCGCCGGGAGAATCTCACCTGGTTTCATGGCGCGCGCCCCTCAACGGATCGGATTGTGGACGGTGACGAGCTTGGTGCCGTCGGGAAACGTCGCCTCGACCTGGATGTCGTGGATCATGTCGGCGACGCCTTCCATCACCTGCTCGCGCGTCAGCACCGTGCCGCCGTCCCGCATCAGGTCGGCCACCGAGCGGCCGTCGCGGGCGCCCTCGACGACGAAGTCGGTGATCAGCGCGATCGCCTCGGGATGGTTGAGCTTGACCCCGCGCTCGAGTCGTCGCCTCGCCACGTTGGCCGCCATGGCGACCAGCAATTTGTCCTTTTCCCGAGGCGTCAGATTCATCGCCCGCGCTCCTCCCTCGCTTCTTCGGACTATAGAGCCAGCATCAAATATGCCAAACGCGCGGCAGGCGCCGGCCGCGAAAATCGCCGAGAAAGCGCGTGACCGCCCGCCGCACCCCGGTCGCCTCGCCGAGCAGCCGCGCCACCATCACGCCGTTGACCAGCGTGATCCCCGCACGCACGCCGTCCGCCGCCTCGAGCAGCACGCGCGCCCGCTCGAAGCGCGGCCCGGGGGAGTCCCATACGCCGATCACCGTGGCAAGCGCGTTGGCCTCGCGGAAGCCCGCGCCTCCAGGCGTTTCGCCCTCGACGCGCAGCGTGTCGGTCCAGGCGAGCCGGCCGCCGCGCCGCACCGACCAGGCGTCCAGCAGCAGTCCCGACCGGAAGCGCTCGCCCGACGCCGCCCGGCCGAGCACCACCATCTCGCAGGCCAGCAGCGAAGCGCCGGGCGCCACGTCGGCAACCGTTCGCCGCTTCAGCCGGGCGCCCTGGAAGACGATCGTCTCCTGCGGCAGCCAGTCGAGCGTCGCGCCCTCCTCCAGCTCGATCGCGACATCGATGGCGCAGTGCGCGTCCGGATGGGCGGCACGATAGATTTTCTCCGCCGCCTGAGTGGCCACCACGGCTTCGCCGGTCGGTCCGACCGAGACATCCATGCGCAGCGAATCGCCGTCGGTGACGCCACCCGACGTCGTCACCAGCACGGCCTGAACGGGCTCGCCCGGCTCGGGTTCGGGGAACAGAACCCGGCAGGGATCGCGCTGATAGAGATCAGCCAGACGCGTTGCCCCGTCGCTCCTCTTGAACACGACCCGGCATTCGCCGGAAGCGCGCTGCAGGGCGGGACGGGTGGCGTTCATCGGCCAGCCCTTGATAGATTACGGATCGAAATGAGCAAGGCTTTCACCAAGGAAACCGACGGCGAACTGGACGACGACCCGCCGGAAGATACCGGGGGCCTGCCGGCCGGCGCCAAGAACTACATGACTCCCGAAGGCTTCGCCCGCCTGCGCGAGGAGTTGATGACGCTCATGCGCAAGGAGCGGCCCGAGGTGGTGCAGGTCGTGTCCTGGGCGGCGGCCAACGGCGACCGTTCGGAGAACGGCGACTATCTCTACGGCAAGAAGCGGCTGCGCGAGATCGACCGGCGCATCCGCTTCCTCAGCAAGCGGTTGGAGCGCTCGGAGGTCGTCGACCCAGCCAAGCGGCCCAAGACCGACCAGGTGTTCTTCGGTGCCACCGTGACCTGCGCCAACGGCAAGGGCGAGGAACGCACGGTGAAGATCGTCGGCGTCGACGAGGTCGATCCGGCCAAGGGACACGTGAGCTGGATCTCGCCCATCGCCAAGGCGCTGCTGCGCGCCCACGAGGGCGACGTCGTGAAGATGCGCACGCCGGTGGGCGTCGAGGAGCTCGAGATCGTCAAGGTGGAGTACCGCTAGCGCCGGTGTCATTCCGAGCGCAGCAGGGGACTTCTCCTGTCGCCTTAAAGGTCCCTCGGCCTTCGGTCTCGGGATGACAATGGGGCAAGCAGCCGATCGACGAACCTGGGCGAGTACCCGAGCAACGATTTCTCGTCGGCAAGTTCCTTTTCGAGCCGGCCCAGCGCCTCGAGAAACGAGCCACCTTGCGCCAGCGCCTTCTCGACCAGCGCGTGCGCCTTCTGCTTACCCAACTTCTCGGCCAGCAGGAACGTCGCGCGCTCGGCGAAGACGGCGGGTTCAACGGCGTCCATGTTAGCCTGGATGGCATCGAGATCGATCGCGAGGCCAGGCGCCACCTCGGCCATCGCTTCGACGGCGGAGCCCAAGGATTCGACCAGCGCCGCCAGTGTCGGCCATTCGGCCTGCCAGCCGCCCAGCGCGCGCTCGTGCTCCTGCGGCATCGCCGCGACGACGGTCGCCGCCAGCATGGGCGCGCGCTGCGCCGCGGCCAGCACCAGGGCGGCGCCCACCGGATTGCGCTTGTGCGGCATGGTCGAGGAGCCGCCGCGGCCGGCGCCCGACGGTTCGCTCGCCTCGCCCACTTCGGCCTGCATCATCAGAGAGATGTCGCGCGCGGCCTTGGCGAGCGCACCGATGACCAGCGCGCAATCCTGCGCCAGCGCCGCGACACGCACGCGCTGGGTGAACCACGGAGCCGGTGGCAAGGCCAGATCGAGTTCCTTGGCGAGCGACTTCATCACCGGCTCGGCCTTCGATCCGAGCGCCGACAGGGAGCCCGAGGCGCCGCCGAACTGCAGCACCTGTGTCTCCTTGAAGCTCGCGGCCAACCGGCGTCTCGCGCGGTCGATGTCGGAGACCCAGCCGGCGATCTTCTGGCCGAGCGACAGCGGCGTCGCCGGCTGGAGCAGGGTGCGGCCGAGCATCGCCGTGGTGCGGTGCTTCTTCGCCAGCTTGGCGAACGCACCGACGATGCCGTCGAGCTGCTTCAGCAGCGGCGGCAGTGCCTCGCCGAACTGCAGCACCATCGCGGAGTCGAGCACGTCCTGGCTGGTGGCGCCCCAATGCACGTAGGCGGCCGCGCCGACGTCGCGCCGGGCGACCTCGGCGGTGAGAGCCTTCACGAGGGCGACGGTGAGCGTGGCATTGCACCGTGCCGTCTCGGCGAGCGACGCGGCATCATAGAGCGTGGGGTCGCAGGCCCTGGCGATCGTCGCGATGTGCTTCTTGGGGATCAGGCCGGCCTCGGCCGTCGCCCGAGCCAGCGCCGCCTCGAAGCGCAGCATGTGGCGCAGGGTGGCCGCGTCGGAGAAGGCCTCGGCGGTGGCGGCCGCCGCGCCGAGCGCGTTCACGAGGCGACCGGCCATGTTCAGATATCGAAGAAGACTGTCTCGCGCACGCCGCCGAGATGGATCGGCAACGCCCAGGCACCCGATGGGTCGCGCCTGGCGATCAGCGTGGCGCGCCGCGCCGGCTCGATCATCTTCAGCACCGGGTCTTCGGCGAGCGCCGGATCGCCGTCGAAGTAGAGCCGCGTCGCCAGCCGGTTGAGCAGGCCGCGCGCGAAGACGGAGATGTTGAGATGCGGCGCCTGCATGCCGCCTCCCTGTCCTCCGCCATGGGGCCACGGCACGCGGCCGGGCCGCACCGTCGCGAAGCGCGCCGTGCCCTGCATGTCGGTCGAGGCCCGGCCGAAGCCTTCGAAGCCCGGATCGAGCGGCAGGTTGCGACGGTCGTCGGGATGGTTGTAGCGGCCGTGGCCGTTGGCCTGCCAGATCTCGAGCAGGCCGTCGGTCACGAGAGCGCCCTCCGCGTCGTGAAGCGTGAGCGCCACCTCGATGCGCTCGCCGGCGACACCCGGCGGCGCGATGTCGGCGCGATAGGCCTTCACCAGGGTGCCGAAGTAGAACGGGCCGATGGTCTGCGACGGCGTGAGACCGCTGCTCATGCGATCACTCCATCGGCGTGGCGTTGCGGCCACGCAGCACGATGTCGAACCTGTAGGCGAGCGCCCACTCCGGCCGCGTCGTCTCGATGTCGAAGGACGAGATGAGCCGTTGCCGCGCGCCGGCCGGCACCGACAGGTGGATCGGATCGATCGCCAGCAGCGGATCACCGGGGAAGTACATCTGCGTGATCAGGCGCGTGGCGAAGGCCGGCCCGAACAGCGAGAAATGAATATGCGCCGGCCGCCACGCATTGAAGTGGTTCTTCCACGGATAGGCGCCGGGCTTGATGGTGACGAACTGGTAGCGGCCCTCCGAATCGGCGCGGCAGCGTCCGCCGCCGTGAAAGTTGGGATCGAGCGGCGCGTCGTGCTGGTCGCCCGGATGGTGATAGCGGCCGGCGGCGTTGCACTGCCAGATCTCGACCAGCGCGTTCGGCACCGGCTTGCCGTCGTCGCCCAGCACGCGCCCGTGCACGACGATGCGTTCGCCGAGCGGCTCGCCGGAACGCTGCCTCGTCAGGTCGCTCTCGAGCGTGCCGAGATGCTCCGACGCGGCGAGCGGCCCGGTGATCTCCGACAGGGTCTGCGGCAGCACGATCGGCGCCTGGCGCGGCGCACGTCCGGGCGTCGACTTGTAGTCGAGTGACAGGTTGGGCGGATGCTGGTCCGCCGCGGGCCGGCGGTAAAGATCATTGGCCATTCAAACATTCTACCCTAGGCCGCCCGCACCTCCAGCCCCTTGGGTGTGGCACGGTAGCCGGTCAGCGTGCGCTCGGCATATCCGAGTCGCCAGTTCAACATCTTGGCGGCGTATTCGCCCATGCGCGCGGCGTAGGCCGGATCGCCGGCCCGGTTCACGAACTGGCCGGGGTCCGCCTTGAGGTCGAAGAACAGCGGCGGCAGCGCCGCGAAATGCACGTACTTGTAGTTCTCGTCCTGCACGACGGCGAGCGTGCACTTGTCCATCGGCGTGCCCAGCGCCGATTCAGGCTTGCTGTAGTAGAGATCGCGGAAGTCGAATTCGTAGTGAACCTCGGTCCGCCAGTCCGACGGTACATCGCCCTCGCAGAACGGCAACAGCGAATGGCCGTCGCATTGGCGCGGCACCGGCAGGCCAAGCCAGTCGAGGATGGTCGGCATGGTGTCGATCGTCTCGGTGAACTCCCCGACCACGGCGCCGCGCGTGCCATTCGCCTCCTGGCGCGGATCGCGGATGATCAGGGGGATGCGGTAGGATTCGTCGAAATAGCCGATCTTGCCCAGCAGGTGATGGTCGCCGAGTTGCTCGCCGTGATCGCAGGTGAAGACGATCAGCGTATCGTCCCATTGTCCTGTCTGCTTCAGGTAGTCGAAGACGCGGCCGAGTTGGTCGTCGACTTCGCTCATGAGGCCGCAATAGGTGGCGCGCATCTGCGCCACTTCCTCCTCGCTCATCTCGCTGCCGAGCTTCCTGCCGTCCTGGAAGAAACTCGCCTGCGCGACGTGGTTCACGTAGTAGCCGAGCAACGCGTTCTGCCGGGCCTCCTCGGCCGAGGACGCCGCCCGCACGGCTTTCGGCATGTCCTGAGGCCGGTACATGGCATTGTAGGGCGCCGGCGCGATGAAGGGCGGGTGCGGCCGGTAGTAGCCGAGATGCAGGAACCACGGCCGGCCCGCGCGGCCGCGCAGATACGCTAGGCCGCGCTCGGTGAACCAGGCCGTGTCCGACAGCTCCTTGGGGATCACCGCCGGTCGCGATGTGGCCCCTCCCGCGCCGCCATCCCCTTTCGAATCGGATCGCGGCAGCCAGATGTCTTCCCGCACCTTGGGCAGTTCGAAGCCCTGGCTGGCGACCCAGCCGAAATAGGCGTCCCGGTTCTCGAAAGCGCCGACTGCGTGGAAGCCGTCCATGATGTCGCCCAGCACGAAGAAGCGCGGATCGCTGGGTGCGGTCTTGCGCGGATCGGGCGTGGTGGTGGTGTAGCCCACCAGAGCCGGGTCGTAGCCGCCGCGCCGCAGCTCGTGGGCGAGGTTGGTGAAGCGGTCGGCCAGCGGAATGGTGTTCTGCACGGCCCGATGATTCATCATGTAGAGCCCGGTCAGCAGGCTCGCCCGAGCGGGACCACACGGCACGCACTGGGTGAAGTGGTTGCGGAAAGTCACGCCCTCGGCGCACAGCCGGTCGATGTTGGGCAACTTGAGATAGCCGGCGCCGAGCTTGGGCAACATCAGCCCGCGCCACTGGTCGACGACGATCAAAAGGACGTTCCTGACCCCGGACATGCGACCTCCCGACAAACTGCGCTAGAGTGTGCCCAATCCGGAGGAGGAGACAACAGGTGGCGAATTTCAAGATCGTTACGACCGGCCCGGGCAACACCGATCACACCCTCGAGATGGAGACGCTGGGCGCGCTCGGCGCGGAAATCGTCGAGATCTCGGGCGGCGAGGACGAGATCGCCAGGGCGGCGATCGATGCCGACGCGATCTACTGCAAGGGACGGCCCCGCATCACCGCCAAGGTGATCGAGGCCGGAAAGAAGCTCAAGGTCGTGTCGATCGGCAGCGTCGGCGTCGATTCGATCGACGTCGCGACCGCCACCAGGCTCGGCATCCCGGTGACCAACTGCCCCGATACCTTCATCGAGGAGGTGGCCGACCACGCCATGACGCTGATCCTGGCGAGTTGGCGGCGGCTGGTCGTGCAGGACCAGATGGTGCGCAAGGGCGACTGGGCCAAGGCCCGGCCGATGCTCTACCAGTTCCCGCGCCTGATGGGGATGACCCTGGGATTCATCGCGTTCGGCCACGTTGCCCGCGCCGTCGCCAGGCGCGCGCGGCCCTTCGGCTTCCAGATGCTGGCCTACGATCCCTACATCGAGGAGCTGGTGATGAGCGACTACGGCGTCCAGCCGGTGAGCTACGGTGAGCTGCTCGAACGCTCCGACATCGTCTCCATGCACGCGCCCGGCACCAAGGATGCGCACCACCTGATGAAGGAGGAGCACTTCCGCAGGATGAA
This genomic interval carries:
- the greB gene encoding transcription elongation factor GreB, with protein sequence MSKAFTKETDGELDDDPPEDTGGLPAGAKNYMTPEGFARLREELMTLMRKERPEVVQVVSWAAANGDRSENGDYLYGKKRLREIDRRIRFLSKRLERSEVVDPAKRPKTDQVFFGATVTCANGKGEERTVKIVGVDEVDPAKGHVSWISPIAKALLRAHEGDVVKMRTPVGVEELEIVKVEYR
- a CDS encoding urease subunit gamma gives rise to the protein MNLTPREKDKLLVAMAANVARRRLERGVKLNHPEAIALITDFVVEGARDGRSVADLMRDGGTVLTREQVMEGVADMIHDIQVEATFPDGTKLVTVHNPIR
- the pcaB gene encoding 3-carboxy-cis,cis-muconate cycloisomerase yields the protein MAGRLVNALGAAAATAEAFSDAATLRHMLRFEAALARATAEAGLIPKKHIATIARACDPTLYDAASLAETARCNATLTVALVKALTAEVARRDVGAAAYVHWGATSQDVLDSAMVLQFGEALPPLLKQLDGIVGAFAKLAKKHRTTAMLGRTLLQPATPLSLGQKIAGWVSDIDRARRRLAASFKETQVLQFGGASGSLSALGSKAEPVMKSLAKELDLALPPAPWFTQRVRVAALAQDCALVIGALAKAARDISLMMQAEVGEASEPSGAGRGGSSTMPHKRNPVGAALVLAAAQRAPMLAATVVAAMPQEHERALGGWQAEWPTLAALVESLGSAVEAMAEVAPGLAIDLDAIQANMDAVEPAVFAERATFLLAEKLGKQKAHALVEKALAQGGSFLEALGRLEKELADEKSLLGYSPRFVDRLLAPLSSRDRRPRDL
- a CDS encoding C-terminal binding protein, with amino-acid sequence METLGALGAEIVEISGGEDEIARAAIDADAIYCKGRPRITAKVIEAGKKLKVVSIGSVGVDSIDVATATRLGIPVTNCPDTFIEEVADHAMTLILASWRRLVVQDQMVRKGDWAKARPMLYQFPRLMGMTLGFIAFGHVARAVARRARPFGFQMLAYDPYIEELVMSDYGVQPVSYGELLERSDIVSMHAPGTKDAHHLMKEEHFRRMKKTALFVNTGRGSTVDEPAMIKALQEGWIAGAGLDVLETEPVGHNNPLLGMDNVILTAHVASASSRFDIARKRRAGAEMALVLSGKWPRSCVNPMVLDKSKLERWQPYSMERGPGN
- the ureC gene encoding urease subunit alpha encodes the protein MKPGEILPAAGELELNTGKGRNSITLEVANTGDRPIQVGSHYHFFETNEALNFDRKRAKGMRLDIAAGTAVRFEPGQSRTVRLTPYLGSRESHGFQARVSGKLGPIAKVGPSNEGPTRISRAAYAGMFGPTKGDKVRLADTDLVIEVEKDHTTYGEEVKFGGGKVIRDGMGQSQRTRAQGAVDTVITNALILDHWGIVKADIGLRDGKIAAIGKAGNPDIQPGVNIVIGPGTEAIAAEGKIVTAGGIDCHIHFIAPQQVDDALYSGVTTMLGGGTGPAHGTLATTVTPGPWHMGRMLQAAEGLPMNLGFFGKGNTSKPAALKEQVEGGACGLKLHEDWGTTPAAIDNCLTVADRMDVQVAIHTDTLNESGFVETTRAAFKGRAIATFHTEGAGGGHAPDIIRLCGEKNVLPSSTNPTMPYTVNTVDEHLDMLMVCHHLDARIPEDVAFAESRIRKETIAAEDILHDMGAFSMMSSDSQAMGRVGEVVIRTWQTADKMRKQRGRLKEEQGDNDNVRAKRYVAKYTINPAITHGIARHVGSIEVGKRADLVIWSPAFFGAKPDMVLIGGSIVAAPMGDPNASIPTPQPVHYRPMFGAFGRSLVASPVLFTSQAGVAKGIAKKWGLSRPLAAVRGTRRIGKKDMVHNALCPKIEVDPETYEVRADGELLTCDPAKVLPLAQRYFLF
- the pcaH gene encoding protocatechuate 3,4-dioxygenase subunit beta, coding for MANDLYRRPAADQHPPNLSLDYKSTPGRAPRQAPIVLPQTLSEITGPLAASEHLGTLESDLTRQRSGEPLGERIVVHGRVLGDDGKPVPNALVEIWQCNAAGRYHHPGDQHDAPLDPNFHGGGRCRADSEGRYQFVTIKPGAYPWKNHFNAWRPAHIHFSLFGPAFATRLITQMYFPGDPLLAIDPIHLSVPAGARQRLISSFDIETTRPEWALAYRFDIVLRGRNATPME
- a CDS encoding alkaline phosphatase family protein, producing MSGVRNVLLIVVDQWRGLMLPKLGAGYLKLPNIDRLCAEGVTFRNHFTQCVPCGPARASLLTGLYMMNHRAVQNTIPLADRFTNLAHELRRGGYDPALVGYTTTTPDPRKTAPSDPRFFVLGDIMDGFHAVGAFENRDAYFGWVASQGFELPKVREDIWLPRSDSKGDGGAGGATSRPAVIPKELSDTAWFTERGLAYLRGRAGRPWFLHLGYYRPHPPFIAPAPYNAMYRPQDMPKAVRAASSAEEARQNALLGYYVNHVAQASFFQDGRKLGSEMSEEEVAQMRATYCGLMSEVDDQLGRVFDYLKQTGQWDDTLIVFTCDHGEQLGDHHLLGKIGYFDESYRIPLIIRDPRQEANGTRGAVVGEFTETIDTMPTILDWLGLPVPRQCDGHSLLPFCEGDVPSDWRTEVHYEFDFRDLYYSKPESALGTPMDKCTLAVVQDENYKYVHFAALPPLFFDLKADPGQFVNRAGDPAYAARMGEYAAKMLNWRLGYAERTLTGYRATPKGLEVRAA
- the pcaG gene encoding protocatechuate 3,4-dioxygenase subunit alpha, whose translation is MSSGLTPSQTIGPFYFGTLVKAYRADIAPPGVAGERIEVALTLHDAEGALVTDGLLEIWQANGHGRYNHPDDRRNLPLDPGFEGFGRASTDMQGTARFATVRPGRVPWPHGGGQGGGMQAPHLNISVFARGLLNRLATRLYFDGDPALAEDPVLKMIEPARRATLIARRDPSGAWALPIHLGGVRETVFFDI
- a CDS encoding urease accessory protein UreD; amino-acid sequence: MNATRPALQRASGECRVVFKRSDGATRLADLYQRDPCRVLFPEPEPGEPVQAVLVTTSGGVTDGDSLRMDVSVGPTGEAVVATQAAEKIYRAAHPDAHCAIDVAIELEEGATLDWLPQETIVFQGARLKRRTVADVAPGASLLACEMVVLGRAASGERFRSGLLLDAWSVRRGGRLAWTDTLRVEGETPGGAGFREANALATVIGVWDSPGPRFERARVLLEAADGVRAGITLVNGVMVARLLGEATGVRRAVTRFLGDFRGRRLPRVWHI